TGCCCGTATACGACGCACTTTGTGGAAACACAAAAATCAGACACATCCTTGCTCGACACGAGCAGGGAGCAGCGCACATGGCAGAAGGCTACGCTAAAGCCTGTGGGCGAGTAGGTGTGTGCATGGCAACTTCAGGTCCCGGAGCCACCAATCTAGTAACGGGCATAGCTAATGCGTACATGGATTCTTCACCAATGGTTGCCCTAACAGGTCAGGTTCCTTCCTCAGGCGTTAACACTTCTTACATGATTGGTAGAGATGCTTTCCAAGAAGCAGACATCATCGGCATAACCACTCCAATCACCAAATACAACTTCCAGCCCCGAACAACCGCTGAAATCCCAGTAACAGTTAACACAGCATTCTACATAGCAGGAACAGGCAGACCTGGACCAGTCTTAATTGATTTGCCAAAGAATGTGCAGTCCGAATCCGCTGAGGTTCAATTCACAGACAAAATTGATGCTAAAGGCTACAAACCAGCCTCCCAACCCAACTTAGAAAAAGTAAACCAAGCCGTTGAGTTGCTGCTGAAAGCTGAAAACCCTATATTCTTAGTGGGCGGTGGCGCTATAATTTCAGGCGCATCAGATGAACTGGTGAAAATGTCCGATTTGCTAATGGCGCCAGTTGCAACTACCTTTATGGGTAAAGGCGCTTTCCCCGAGGGTCATCCGTTATCGTTGGGCTGCATTGGTATGCATGGTAACCCAGTAGCTAATAAGCTGATGAGTGAAGCAGATGTTTTGTTGGCTATTGGAACCCGTTTCTCTGACCGTGCAACCGCGAACTTGGACACTTTCTGTCCTGACGCCAAAAAAATCCAAATCGAAATAGACAACGCAGAAATTAACAAAAACATCGAGGTTGATGTGCCAATTGTGGGCGATGCCAAAGTCACCCTGAAAATCATGTACTACGCCATCTCTGAGAAACTCAAAAAGAAAGATGGACAAGCTTGGCTAAAACGGGTTAAAGAAGTCAAAGAAAAACTAAACCCCATAATGAATGAGCAACCTAAAGATTTAGTTCCCAAAACCCTACTGATGGAACTACGCAAGTTGCTACCTGAAAACGGCATAATCACAACCGAAGTCGGGCAAAACCAGATGTGGTCAGCACTGTACTTTAAAACACTAAAACCCCGAACCTTCCTCAGTTCAGGTGGGCTTGGAACCATGGGCTTTGGTTTTCCAGCAGCAATAGGCGCCAAAGTCGCGTGCCCAGACAGGCCAGTGGTTGACATTGCAGGAGACGGCAGCTTCCGAATGACTGAAAACGAGCTTGCATGCTCAGTCGCCGAAAATATTCCCGTCACTGTTATTGTGCTGAATAATTCAGTGCTGGGTATGGTTGCTCAGTGGCAAAGAATCCTCTACAAGCGTCGTTACATGGCAGTTGATTTGGGTAAGACTCCTGACTTTGTCAAGTTAGCGGAGGCTTATGGAGCGCAAGGCTTTAGAGTAACTTCCATAGAACAATTCCATAAGGCAGTTAAAACCGCATTAAACAGCAAAGTTTCAACCGTGATTGATGTGCCAATCGGCTCAGAAGAGGACGTGGTTCCTTTTGTGCCTCCAGGTTGCGGTTTACCTCAACAAAGTGGAGACTACTAAATATGGAAATGGGAAAAACAAAAATCATATCCGTGCTGGTAGAAAACAAGCCCGGTGTACTGCACACCGTAGCTAACCTTTTTCGACGACGAAACTTTAACATTGAAAGCATAACAGTTGGACCAACAGAAAAGCAAGAACTTGCACGAATGACAATCACCACCAATGGCGATGAGAAAACTGTTGACCAAGTCGTAAAGCAACTTGCGAAAATGATTGATGTGATTCGAGTTGAGGAACTGGAGATGGGCAACTGCGTGATAAGGGAGCTGTCGCTGATTAAAATTAATGTGCCAACTACTAAGGAGCGCTCAGACATCATTAATTGCGTAGATGTGTTTCGGGGACGAATTATTGATGTTTCAACTGACAGTTTAACTGTAGAAATCACTGGAACCCCTGATAAGCTAGACGCATTCCTAAACCTGATGCGCAGCTATGGCATACTAGAACTTGCACGAACAGGCATAACTGCACTGGCACGTGGTTCAAAATCCATAAAGATTAACGAATAAACTGTTAATCCAATGGAAAAACTTTATTTGTTTATCCATAAAAAAATGGATGCGTCCTCAAAGTTATCGCAATAGAAATAGGTAGTCAGTGGACAACAGAGGAAAAAAATCATGAATATCACAGAAAAAATCTTAGCTAAAGCCTCAGGCAAATCTTCTGTTTCACCCGGTGAAATAGTCGACGCCAACGTGGACAAACTCATGATCCACGATTTAACTGGACCTTTAGCAGTTGAAGCCTTCAAAAAAATAGGCGTAAACAAAGTTTGGGATAACCAAAAAGTAGTGGTGATACTAGACCATCAGATTCCCGCCGAATCCGTGAAAGCGGCGGAACTGCACAAAACAATGCGGCAATTTGCCAAAGACCAAAACCTCAAAATATACGACGTGGGTAGGGGCGGAGTGTGCCATCAAGTCATGCCTGAACAGGGACACGTGGTTCCTGGTGCAGTAATCGTGGGCGCAGACAGCCACACCTGCACATACGGTGCATTCGGAGCGTTTGCAACCGGAATCGGCTCAACTGAAGCAGCCGCAGTCATGGCAACTGGCAAGATTTGGCTGAAAGTTCCCGAAGCAATCAAAATCAACGTAACAGGGAAATTCAAAAAATACGTCACCCCAAAAGACTTGATCTTAGCCATAATCGGCAAGTTAAGCGTGGATGGCGCAATATACAAGAGCGCAGAATTCACGGGACCCACAATGAAAGAAATGAGCATTGCAGGACGAATGACTGTTTGTAACATGGCAGTTGAAATGGGTGCCAAAAACGGTATCGTAGAACCAGACCAAACCACCCAGCAATTCTTGCAAAGCAGAGTAGCTGGTGATTTGCCTGATTTCGCAGCCTTAGCCAGCGATAAAGACGCAAGCTACGAGCAAATCGTTGAGTTTGACGTATCCAAGATGCCCTCTCAAGTAGCCTGCCCCTCATCAGTTGACAACATAAAAGTCGCCTCAGAAGTAGGCGATGTCGCAGTTGACCAAGCCTTCATTGGTTCCTGCACAAACGGCAGACTGGAAGATTTGCGTTTAGCCGCAGAGGTAATGAAGGGTAAAAAAGTCAAAGATGGCGTACGCGCCCTAGTAATCCCAGCTTCACAGCAAATTTACATGCAAGCATTAAAAGAAGGCTTAACCGAAATCTTCACCGAAGTCGGTGCAGTGGTCTGCGGTAGCGCTTGTGGTCCATGTTTAGGTGGTCACATCGGGTTGCTGGCAGCAGATGAGGTTTGCGTGAGCACTTCAAACCGTAACTTTATCGGACGAATGGGTAGCCCCAAAGCCAGCGTGTATTTAGCCTCACCCGCGACAGTTGCGGCATCAGCGATTACAGGAAAAATAGCTGACCCATCTACACTGGAGGTACACTAAATTGAACATGAAAGTAAAAGGCTCCGCAGTAGTCTTCGGAAACAATATCGACACAGATGTTATCCTACCTGGCAAATACCTAGTACTAGTTGACCCCTACGAGTTGGCTAAATATGCATTAGCAGGCTTAGACCCAGAGTTTGCCCAGAAAGCCCAAGGCGTCGTCTTGGTGGGCGGCAAAAACTTTGGCTGCGGCAGTAGCCGTGAACAAGCCCCATTAGCACTAAAGTATGCTGGTGTTCAGTGTGTGTTGGCGGAATCGTTTGCCCGCATCTTCTTCAGAAACGCCATCAACATCGGTTTGCCCGTTATTGAATGCAAAGGCATATCAAGCGCGGTCAAAACAGGCGATGTTGTAGCTGTTGACTTTGAAGCAGGTGACATTGAGGTTATTTCAACAAATAAAAGCTTCCAAGTTCCCAAGCTGCCACCGTTCATCTTAGAAATCCTAAACGATGGCGGATTAATCGAACATTTAAAGAGGAAAATGAAAAAATGACAGAATATAAAATATCCCTTGTTCCAGGAGACGGCATCGGACCAGAACTCTCCGAAGCCACATTAGTTGTCCTTGACTCAGTGCAAAAAAACTTCGGCATAAAACTATACATTATTGAAGCCCCAGCAGGCGACATTGCACTTGAAACTCTCGGTGCAGCACTGCCCGCTGATTCACTTGAAAAAATCAAGAACAGTCACGCCTGCATGAAAGGTCCAGTTGGCGAAAGCGCAGCAGACGTTATTGTAAAGTTGCGTTTAATCTTTGATTTGTACGCGAACCTGCGTCCTTTGAAAGCTTACCCCAGTGTTCCAGTTGCACGCCCAGACATCGATATGATGTTTGTCCGCGAAAACACTGAAGACGTCTACAAAGGCTTAGAACACCAACTAGACCCAGACACAACCATCTGCATACGCTTAATCACCAGACGTGCATGCGAAAGAATCGCTCACAAAGCCTTCCAAATGGCACGCCTACGCAACAATAAAAAGAAAGTCACCGCTATACACAAAGCAAACGTTATGCGCGTAACCGACGGCTTATTCCGTGACGTATGCCGCGGTGTCGCAAAAGAGTACTCAGACATTGCATTTAACGAACTATACGTTGACGCAGCATCCATGCGCCTAATCAAAGAACCCCACGCCTTCGACGTCCTCTGCACCTGCAACATGTTCGGAGATATCCTCTCTGATGAGGCAGCACAGCAAATCGGCGGCTTAGGCATGGCACCAGGCGCAAACATCGGTGACAACTTCGCACTCTTCGAACCCATCCACGGTTCTGCACCAAACCGCGCAGGCAAACAAACCGCAAACCCAATCAGCATGATCCTTTCCGCGAAGATGATGTTTGATTGGTTGGGTGAGAAATATCAGGATCCTAAGTGTATCGAGGCTGGAAAAGCAATCGAGAACGGTGTACTGTACGCGTTGCGTAACAAGCAATCTGTTCCAGACTGTGGCGGCACAACTACAACGTTGGGCATGGCCAAAGCTATTGCTGCAGCCTTAACACAGACTGGCTGAGACAATGACAACCCAAAACCAAAAACAAATCCGCATTTTTGATACAACAT
This region of Candidatus Bathyarchaeota archaeon genomic DNA includes:
- the ilvN gene encoding acetolactate synthase small subunit, translated to MEMGKTKIISVLVENKPGVLHTVANLFRRRNFNIESITVGPTEKQELARMTITTNGDEKTVDQVVKQLAKMIDVIRVEELEMGNCVIRELSLIKINVPTTKERSDIINCVDVFRGRIIDVSTDSLTVEITGTPDKLDAFLNLMRSYGILELARTGITALARGSKSIKINE
- a CDS encoding 3-isopropylmalate dehydratase large subunit; this encodes MNITEKILAKASGKSSVSPGEIVDANVDKLMIHDLTGPLAVEAFKKIGVNKVWDNQKVVVILDHQIPAESVKAAELHKTMRQFAKDQNLKIYDVGRGGVCHQVMPEQGHVVPGAVIVGADSHTCTYGAFGAFATGIGSTEAAAVMATGKIWLKVPEAIKINVTGKFKKYVTPKDLILAIIGKLSVDGAIYKSAEFTGPTMKEMSIAGRMTVCNMAVEMGAKNGIVEPDQTTQQFLQSRVAGDLPDFAALASDKDASYEQIVEFDVSKMPSQVACPSSVDNIKVASEVGDVAVDQAFIGSCTNGRLEDLRLAAEVMKGKKVKDGVRALVIPASQQIYMQALKEGLTEIFTEVGAVVCGSACGPCLGGHIGLLAADEVCVSTSNRNFIGRMGSPKASVYLASPATVAASAITGKIADPSTLEVH
- a CDS encoding 3-isopropylmalate dehydratase small subunit, which codes for MKVKGSAVVFGNNIDTDVILPGKYLVLVDPYELAKYALAGLDPEFAQKAQGVVLVGGKNFGCGSSREQAPLALKYAGVQCVLAESFARIFFRNAINIGLPVIECKGISSAVKTGDVVAVDFEAGDIEVISTNKSFQVPKLPPFILEILNDGGLIEHLKRKMKK
- the ilvB gene encoding biosynthetic-type acetolactate synthase large subunit, which translates into the protein MSTKISGAKALLESLERQNVDVMFGILGGAILPVYDALCGNTKIRHILARHEQGAAHMAEGYAKACGRVGVCMATSGPGATNLVTGIANAYMDSSPMVALTGQVPSSGVNTSYMIGRDAFQEADIIGITTPITKYNFQPRTTAEIPVTVNTAFYIAGTGRPGPVLIDLPKNVQSESAEVQFTDKIDAKGYKPASQPNLEKVNQAVELLLKAENPIFLVGGGAIISGASDELVKMSDLLMAPVATTFMGKGAFPEGHPLSLGCIGMHGNPVANKLMSEADVLLAIGTRFSDRATANLDTFCPDAKKIQIEIDNAEINKNIEVDVPIVGDAKVTLKIMYYAISEKLKKKDGQAWLKRVKEVKEKLNPIMNEQPKDLVPKTLLMELRKLLPENGIITTEVGQNQMWSALYFKTLKPRTFLSSGGLGTMGFGFPAAIGAKVACPDRPVVDIAGDGSFRMTENELACSVAENIPVTVIVLNNSVLGMVAQWQRILYKRRYMAVDLGKTPDFVKLAEAYGAQGFRVTSIEQFHKAVKTALNSKVSTVIDVPIGSEEDVVPFVPPGCGLPQQSGDY
- a CDS encoding isocitrate/isopropylmalate dehydrogenase family protein, with the protein product MTEYKISLVPGDGIGPELSEATLVVLDSVQKNFGIKLYIIEAPAGDIALETLGAALPADSLEKIKNSHACMKGPVGESAADVIVKLRLIFDLYANLRPLKAYPSVPVARPDIDMMFVRENTEDVYKGLEHQLDPDTTICIRLITRRACERIAHKAFQMARLRNNKKKVTAIHKANVMRVTDGLFRDVCRGVAKEYSDIAFNELYVDAASMRLIKEPHAFDVLCTCNMFGDILSDEAAQQIGGLGMAPGANIGDNFALFEPIHGSAPNRAGKQTANPISMILSAKMMFDWLGEKYQDPKCIEAGKAIENGVLYALRNKQSVPDCGGTTTTLGMAKAIAAALTQTG